The sequence below is a genomic window from Nitrospinota bacterium.
GAGTCGGTCTTTTGGACGAGCTCGGCGATGGTTCTGATATCAGCGTTCTTCAGACAGTTGTACGACCGGACCGAGAGTTCCAACTCCTCAACACTCTTGCGTAGATTGGTCAGCAAGCGATGGCGCTCTTCGTCGATCGGGGTGGCCACCTCCTCGGGCCCTTCGTCGAAGTTGATGAAAATCTGAAAGTGGTCCTTGAGAATCTTCGCCGCCTGGGCGATGGCGTCCTCAGGCGTAATCGAGCCGTCAGTCTTCACATCCATGATGAGCTTGTCGTAGTCCGTGTCGTATCCCACCCGGGTCTTTTCCACGGTGAAGTTGACCTTGAGGACGGGAGAGAAGATGGCATCAATGGGGATGAGCATCGGGTCGCCGTTCTCTTCGACGTTGCGATCAGCAGGCACGTAGCCACGCCCGATTTTGACCGTCATCTCGATGTTGAGACGACCCTCCTTGTTGAGGGTGGCGATATGGAGGTCGGGATTGAGAATATCCACGTGGCCCCCGGTATCTATATCCTTGGCCGTCACCTCGCCCTCACCCTTGGCATCGATAACTATAGTATGCGGTTCATCGCCGTGGAGCCTGACCTTCAGGCTCTTGAGGTTGAGGATGAGGTCGGTCGTGTCCTCCAAGACCCCTGGAATGGTGGAGAACTCGTGGTAGACCCCATCGATCTTCACCGCTGTGACCGCAGCGCCCTGTATGGAAGAAAGGAGCGCGCGGCGCAAAGAGTTTCCGATAGTGGTCCCGAAGCCCC
It includes:
- a CDS encoding DNA-directed RNA polymerase subunit alpha, whose amino-acid sequence is MKNFWKGFHRPKRLESDRATLTPTSGQFVAEPFERGFGTTIGNSLRRALLSSIQGAAVTAVKIDGVYHEFSTIPGVLEDTTDLILNLKSLKVRLHGDEPHTIVIDAKGEGEVTAKDIDTGGHVDILNPDLHIATLNKEGRLNIEMTVKIGRGYVPADRNVEENGDPMLIPIDAIFSPVLKVNFTVEKTRVGYDTDYDKLIMDVKTDGSITPEDAIAQAAKILKDHFQIFINFDEGPEEVATPIDEERHRLLTNLRKSVEELELSVRSYNCLKNADIRTIAELVQKTDSEMLKTRNFGRKSLNEIKDILTDMGLSLSMKLEDLDVDLEADELAPLAPLTEEE